A single window of Narcine bancroftii isolate sNarBan1 chromosome 1, sNarBan1.hap1, whole genome shotgun sequence DNA harbors:
- the npy gene encoding pro-neuropeptide Y, translating to MQTNMKFWLGVLTFAFCMLICIGTFADAYPSKPENPGEGAPAEDLAKYYSALRHYINLITRQRYGKRSNPEALMMTDLMLRENAESFPKYRYDEPFMW from the exons ATGCAGACCAACATGAAGTTTTGGCTGGGAGTGCTCACATTTGCCTTCTGCATGCTGATCTGCATAGGAACTTTTGCCGATGCTTACCCTTCCAAACCCGAAAACCCCGGGGAAGGCGCTCCTGCCGAGGATTTGGCCAAGTATTATTCCGCACTGAGGCACTACATCAACCTTATTACACGGCAGAG GTATGGAAAGCGATCCAACCCAGAAGCATTGATGATGACTGATCTGATGTTGAGAGAAAATGCAGAAAGTTTTCCTAAATACAG GTATGACGAGCCTTTCATGTGGTGA